The Opitutales bacterium ASA1 genome window below encodes:
- the purU gene encoding formyltetrahydrofolate deformylase yields the protein MSAPTATLVTLIHGPDQPGLVARVAGWIFERGGNIIHADQHRDQEEGIFFQRVEWSAAESVAGTDERSAFETFARGLGMKATVALAHDEPAVVLMVSKASHCFHDLVLRFKAGEFGGRIAGVISNHRDLESAASGYGLPFHHVPVTTATKVEAEARQLAIVRESGARLVVLARYMQVLSQEFLEAVGVPVINIHHSFLPAFAGGRPYHQAHTRGVKLIGATAHYATAVLDDGPIIAQDVTRVTHRHGVEDMIRKGRDLEKLVLAQAVRWHLENRILVYGNKTVVFD from the coding sequence ATGTCGGCTCCTACCGCCACTCTCGTAACCCTCATTCACGGCCCGGACCAACCGGGGCTCGTCGCCCGCGTCGCGGGTTGGATCTTCGAGCGGGGAGGCAACATCATCCACGCCGATCAGCATCGGGATCAGGAGGAGGGCATCTTTTTTCAGCGCGTCGAATGGTCGGCGGCCGAAAGTGTCGCCGGCACCGATGAGCGGAGTGCCTTCGAGACGTTTGCACGCGGGCTGGGGATGAAGGCGACCGTGGCCCTTGCGCACGACGAACCGGCCGTCGTGTTGATGGTCTCGAAGGCTTCGCACTGTTTCCACGACCTCGTGCTGCGCTTCAAGGCGGGTGAATTCGGAGGCAGGATAGCAGGTGTGATCTCCAACCACCGCGACTTGGAATCGGCGGCTTCGGGCTACGGGTTGCCGTTTCACCACGTGCCGGTGACGACGGCGACCAAAGTGGAGGCCGAAGCTCGGCAATTGGCGATCGTGCGCGAATCGGGGGCGCGGCTGGTCGTGCTCGCTCGCTACATGCAGGTGCTTTCGCAAGAGTTTCTGGAAGCGGTCGGCGTGCCCGTGATCAACATCCATCACTCCTTCCTGCCGGCGTTCGCGGGAGGGCGGCCCTACCACCAAGCGCACACCCGCGGGGTGAAGCTCATCGGGGCGACCGCGCATTACGCCACCGCGGTACTCGACGATGGACCGATCATCGCCCAAGACGTGACGCGCGTCACGCATCGGCACGGTGTCGAGGACATGATCCGCAAGGGCCGGGACTTGGAGAAACTCGTCCTCGCGCAAGCCGTGCGCTGGCATTTGGAGAATCGAATCCTCGTCTACGGGAACAAGACCGTGGTGTTCGATTGA